A single region of the Brassica rapa cultivar Chiifu-401-42 chromosome A03, CAAS_Brap_v3.01, whole genome shotgun sequence genome encodes:
- the LOC103858198 gene encoding uncharacterized protein LOC103858198 has protein sequence MIDSMEKMIRSSCVSLLFCLVFLLFSSLYGSLHLVEAGKIEITDDLDDVEDNEEDDSWKQWGSKAATPEFDPPPDFSDMGFDQIQEEMAKRTFAPVVGFVKLRLGVHRTKDMVVEIAMRWTKVLRTGGLGVRFMAVDRSTVMFNMQNGKEVTELREFVLSQEEAYEVKIGKQEFRRPGDPPLDDVFEKLQAKQSKDDEDGDTSKNDVTKDEL, from the exons ATGATTGATTCCATGGAGAAAATGATTCGCTCCTCTTGTGTTAGTTTACTCTTTTGCCTCGTGTTTCTTCTGTTCTCGAGTTTATACGGTTCCTTACATCTCGTCGAAGCAGGGAAGATCGAGATCACCGACGATCTAGACGACGTGGAAGACAATGAAGAAGACGATTCATGGAAACAGTGGGGGAGTAAAGCAGCGACGCCGGAGTTCGATCCGCCTCCGGATTTCTCCGACATGGGATTCGATCAGATCCAAGAAGAAATGGCTAAACGGACTTTTGCACCGGTCGTCGGATTCGTCAAGCTCCGGTTAGGCGTTCACCGTACTAAG GATATGGTGGTGGAGATTGCTATGAGATGGACGAAAGTTCTGAGAACAGGTGGGTTAGGAGTGAGATTCATGGCTGTGGATCGAAGCACGGTGATGTTCAATATGCAGAATGGGAAGGAAGTTACTGAG CTAAGGGAGTTTGTGCTGAGCCAAGAAGAGGCTTATGAGGTTAAGATAGGAAAACAAGAGTTTCGAAGACCCGGAGATCCTCCTCTTGATGATGTCTTTGAAAAACTTCAAGCTAAGCAAAGCAAAGATGATGAAGATGGTGATACTAGCAAGAATGATGTTACCAAGGATGAACTATAA
- the LOC103858199 gene encoding aquaporin PIP1-2, which yields MEGKEEDVRVGANKFPERQPIGTSAQSDKDYKEPPPAPLFEPGELASWSFWRAGIAEFIATFLFLYITVLTVMGVKRSPSMCASVGIQGIAWAFGGMIFALVYCTAGISGGHINPAVTFGLFLARKLSLTRAVYYIVMQCLGAICGAGVVKGFQPKQYQALGGGANTVAPGYTKGSGLGAEIIGTFVLVYTVFSATDAKRNARDSHVPILAPLPIGFAVFLVHLATIPITGTGINPARSLGAAIIFNKDNAWDDHWVFWVGPFIGAALAALYHVIVIRAIPFKSRS from the exons ATGGAGGGCAAGGAAGAAGATGTTAGAGTCGGAGCCAACAAATTCCCCGAGAGACAACCCATCGGAACATCGGCTCAGAGCGACAAAGACTACAAGGAGCCGCCTCCTGCGCCGTTGTTCGAGCCCGGCGAGCTTGCGTCGTGGTCCTTCTGGAGAGCCGGAATCGCCGAGTTCATCGCCACGTTTCTCTTCCTTTACATAACTGTGTTGACCGTCATGGGTGTCAAGAGGTCACCGAGCATGTGTGCTTCTGTCGGAATCCAAGGGATAGCTTGGGCTTTCGGTGGTATGATCTTCGCTCTCGTCTACTGTACGGCTGGTATCTCCG GTGGACACATCAACCCAGCAGTCACGTTTGGTCTGTTTCTGGCTAGGAAGCTTTCGCTCACACGAGCTGTGTACTATATAGTGATGCAGTGCTTAGGAGCCATCTGTGGAGCTGGTGTGGTCAAGGGGTTCCAACCAAAGcagtaccaagctctaggaggTGGAGCTAACACGGTTGCTCCTGGTTACACCAAAGGAAGTGGTCTCGGTGCTGAGATTATTGGAACCTTTGTGCTAGTTTACACCGTCTTCTCCGCTACTGACGCTAAGAGAAACGCTCGTGATTCTCATGTTCCT ATTCTTGCACCTCTCCCAATCGGATTCGCTGTGTTCTTGGTCCACTTGGCAACCATCCCAATCACTGGAACTGGAATCAACCCAGCAAGAAGTCTTGGAGCTGCAATCATCTTCAACAAGGACAACGCTTGGGACGACCAT tggGTCTTTTGGGTTGGACCATTCATCGGTGCTGCACTTGCTGCTCTTTACCACGTGATAGTCATCAGAGCCATCCCATTCAAGTCCAGAAGCTGA